A stretch of Comamonadaceae bacterium M7527 DNA encodes these proteins:
- a CDS encoding UDP-2,3-diacylglucosamine diphosphatase has product MTTITHHRALFISDIHLGTKGCQAEALLEFFKHNEADYLYLVGDIIDGWQLRKRWYWPQAHNDVVQKILRKARKGCKVTFVPGNHDEFMRPFVEHNFGDIAIEKEAVHTKADGQKLLVIHGDEFDGVIQCAKWLAYTGDTLYTFSLSVNRWLNRLRRRLGMPYWSLSAYLKLRVKKAVSYVTSFEIAVAQEAGKRGFQGVVCGHIHHAEIRDIDGLTYCNDGDWVESLSALAEDHNGTLSLIRWEDRLLPQETGSQQISMDEALASVKSA; this is encoded by the coding sequence ATGACAACCATCACACACCACAGAGCCTTGTTCATCTCAGACATTCACCTGGGCACAAAGGGATGCCAAGCCGAGGCGTTGCTGGAATTTTTTAAACACAATGAAGCCGACTATTTGTACCTGGTTGGAGACATCATTGACGGCTGGCAGCTGCGCAAACGTTGGTACTGGCCACAGGCACACAACGATGTGGTTCAAAAAATTTTGCGCAAGGCACGCAAAGGTTGCAAAGTAACCTTTGTGCCCGGCAACCACGATGAATTCATGCGCCCATTTGTGGAGCACAACTTTGGCGATATCGCCATTGAAAAAGAAGCCGTGCACACCAAAGCGGACGGACAAAAATTACTGGTCATTCATGGCGACGAGTTTGACGGTGTCATACAGTGTGCCAAGTGGCTGGCCTATACAGGTGACACCTTGTATACCTTCTCGCTAAGCGTAAACCGCTGGCTCAACCGCCTGCGTCGTCGCTTGGGCATGCCTTACTGGTCGCTATCAGCTTACCTAAAGCTGCGCGTTAAAAAAGCCGTAAGCTACGTCACAAGCTTTGAAATTGCTGTGGCCCAAGAGGCCGGCAAGAGAGGCTTTCAGGGCGTTGTATGCGGACACATACACCACGCAGAAATACGCGACATAGACGGCTTGACCTACTGCAACGATGGTGATTGGGTTGAAAGCCTCAGCGCATTGGCAGAAGACCACAACGGCACATTGAGCCTGATTCGCTGGGAAGACCGCTTGCTGCCCCAAGAAACGGGTAGCCAGCAAATCAGCATGGACGAGGCGCTGGCAAGCGTCAAATCGGCTTAG
- a CDS encoding alpha/beta hydrolase: MAYWLWQSPQCANPQHAVLCVHGLTRQGRDFDALAQDLAQHVTVVCTDVVGRGQSDWLADASLYGVPTYAGDHMGLIAQLKAQHGIATLDWVGTSMGGLIGMAVSSLPDGVLALPIRKLVLNDVGPALSFEGLARIGQYVGKSKPFESVQAAADAMWALSSGFGPHTPEQWLALSKPMVVQRDGQFVLHYDPSIAKAFESLSAPGAQALVEQGEAALWAAYDAIRAPTLLLRGASSDLLSAQTAQAMCQRGPKATLHVFEGVGHAPTLIAPDQQTVVRNFLLECE, translated from the coding sequence ATGGCCTATTGGTTGTGGCAAAGCCCGCAGTGCGCCAACCCGCAGCACGCAGTGCTTTGTGTGCACGGCCTTACGCGTCAAGGGCGCGACTTTGATGCGTTGGCGCAAGACCTGGCACAACACGTCACCGTGGTGTGTACCGACGTGGTGGGGCGTGGCCAAAGCGACTGGCTGGCTGACGCCTCGCTGTACGGCGTGCCGACTTATGCGGGCGACCACATGGGCTTGATTGCACAACTCAAAGCGCAGCATGGCATTGCCACCCTGGACTGGGTAGGCACAAGCATGGGGGGACTCATTGGCATGGCGGTGTCGTCGTTGCCAGACGGTGTGTTGGCCTTGCCCATTCGCAAGCTGGTACTCAACGATGTAGGACCAGCACTGAGCTTTGAGGGCCTGGCGCGTATTGGGCAGTACGTGGGTAAATCCAAGCCATTTGAGTCTGTTCAGGCGGCAGCCGACGCCATGTGGGCACTATCCAGTGGTTTTGGCCCACACACGCCAGAGCAGTGGCTGGCGCTGTCAAAACCCATGGTGGTGCAGCGCGACGGTCAGTTTGTGCTGCACTACGACCCCAGTATTGCCAAAGCGTTTGAGAGCTTGTCTGCGCCGGGCGCGCAGGCCTTGGTAGAGCAAGGTGAGGCCGCGTTGTGGGCCGCCTATGACGCTATACGCGCGCCCACATTGCTGCTGCGCGGCGCCAGTTCTGACCTGCTCAGCGCACAAACTGCGCAAGCCATGTGCCAGCGTGGACCTAAAGCCACACTGCACGTATTCGAGGGCGTGGGTCATGCACCCACCTTGATTGCGCCAGACCAACAAACGGTCGTGCGTAACTTTTTGTTGGAGTGCGAATGA
- a CDS encoding VOC family protein produces the protein MTSAQPRPFKVLGIQQIAIGALDKAKLRTLWVDMLGLEVTGNFQSERENVDEDICAMGAGAFKVEVDLMQPIDPHKKPAVHATALNHVGLWIDDLPKAVEWLTAQGVRFAPGGIRPGAAGFDICFLHPKANEEYPIAGEGVLIELVQAPQTVVQAFAALAANPS, from the coding sequence ATGACCTCCGCGCAGCCCCGCCCGTTTAAGGTACTTGGTATTCAGCAGATCGCCATTGGCGCCCTGGACAAGGCCAAGCTGCGCACCTTGTGGGTGGATATGCTGGGTCTTGAGGTGACGGGCAATTTTCAAAGTGAGCGTGAAAACGTTGACGAGGACATATGCGCCATGGGCGCAGGCGCCTTCAAAGTTGAGGTGGACCTCATGCAGCCCATTGACCCTCATAAAAAACCTGCAGTGCACGCCACAGCCCTCAACCACGTTGGCTTGTGGATTGACGACTTGCCCAAGGCCGTTGAGTGGCTGACAGCCCAGGGCGTTCGCTTTGCACCAGGCGGCATACGCCCAGGTGCAGCTGGGTTTGATATCTGTTTCTTGCACCCCAAAGCCAACGAGGAATATCCCATAGCGGGTGAAGGGGTGTTGATAGAACTGGTGCAAGCGCCGCAAACGGTGGTGCAGGCGTTTGCAGCCTTGGCCGCAAACCCCAGCTAG
- a CDS encoding acetyl/propionyl/methylcrotonyl-CoA carboxylase subunit alpha, which yields MFTKILIANRGEIACRVIATAKKMGIATVAVYSDADKDARHVQMADEAVRIGTPPSRESYLLADVIIKACQDTGAQAVHPGYGFLSENEAFSKAVEEQGIAFIGPKHHAIAAMGDKIASKKLAMAAGVNTIPGWNDAIESPERAVEIAKDIGYPVMIKASAGGGGKGLRVAFNDKEALEGFTACQNEARNSFGDDRIFIEKFVQEPRHIEIQVVGDSQGNVVYLNERECSIQRRHQKVIEEAPSPFINDATRKAMGEQAVALAKAVDYQSAGTVEFVVGKDQDFYFLEMNTRLQVEHPVTECITGLDLVELMIRVAAGEPLPITQADVKRDGWAIECRINAEDPFRNFLPSTGRLVKFSPPAQTMWQSDTQAKLGVRVDTGVFDGGEIPMYYDSMIAKLIVHGVDRADAIEKMREALNGFVIRGVSSNIPFQSALLAHRKFVSGDFNTGFIAEHYAHGFKAEDVPHDDPNFLVAVAAFVRRKSRERTSHLTGQLPGYGVDVGSDYAAIVLDSAGKHRTVPVHVDEVTGELGVAQVTIDGKTYAMSSDSRISDGLITGFCNELAFTAQVDRGSKRNPLALVVQHNGTKIEVMVVSPRMAELHAMMPFKAPPDLSKYVLSPMPGLLIDVAVKVGQKVQAGERVAVIEAMKMENVLFAAADGVVSKVVAAVGESLVVDQSIVEFE from the coding sequence ATGTTTACCAAAATCTTGATCGCCAACCGCGGCGAAATTGCGTGCCGCGTGATTGCAACGGCCAAAAAAATGGGCATTGCCACCGTGGCGGTGTACTCAGACGCCGACAAAGATGCGCGCCACGTGCAAATGGCAGATGAGGCCGTGCGCATTGGCACGCCGCCCAGCCGTGAGAGCTACCTGTTGGCCGATGTGATCATCAAGGCCTGTCAAGACACAGGCGCACAGGCCGTGCACCCAGGCTATGGTTTCTTGAGTGAGAACGAGGCGTTTTCAAAAGCGGTAGAAGAGCAGGGCATTGCCTTTATTGGGCCTAAACACCACGCCATTGCTGCCATGGGTGACAAGATTGCGTCCAAAAAATTAGCCATGGCGGCAGGTGTAAACACCATTCCTGGTTGGAACGATGCCATTGAGTCACCCGAGCGCGCGGTTGAAATTGCCAAAGATATTGGCTATCCCGTGATGATCAAAGCCAGTGCTGGCGGCGGTGGCAAGGGTTTGCGCGTGGCCTTTAATGACAAGGAAGCCTTGGAGGGCTTTACGGCTTGCCAAAATGAGGCGCGTAACAGCTTTGGCGACGACCGCATTTTCATTGAAAAATTTGTACAAGAGCCGCGCCATATCGAGATTCAGGTGGTGGGTGACTCGCAGGGCAATGTGGTTTATCTGAATGAGCGCGAGTGCTCTATACAGCGCCGTCATCAAAAAGTCATTGAGGAAGCGCCGTCGCCTTTTATCAACGACGCCACGCGCAAGGCCATGGGCGAGCAGGCCGTGGCCCTGGCCAAAGCGGTGGACTATCAAAGCGCTGGCACCGTGGAGTTTGTGGTTGGTAAAGATCAGGACTTTTACTTTCTTGAAATGAATACCCGCTTGCAAGTAGAGCACCCGGTGACCGAGTGCATTACTGGCCTGGACTTGGTAGAGCTGATGATTCGTGTGGCAGCAGGTGAGCCCTTGCCCATTACGCAAGCCGATGTCAAGCGCGACGGCTGGGCCATTGAGTGCCGCATCAATGCGGAAGACCCTTTCCGCAACTTTTTGCCCAGCACTGGCCGCTTGGTGAAATTTTCGCCGCCTGCGCAAACCATGTGGCAAAGCGACACGCAAGCCAAGCTGGGCGTGCGTGTAGATACGGGTGTGTTTGATGGCGGAGAAATCCCCATGTACTACGACTCCATGATTGCCAAACTCATCGTGCACGGCGTTGACAGAGCCGATGCGATTGAAAAAATGCGCGAGGCACTCAATGGTTTTGTCATTCGTGGTGTCAGCAGCAACATCCCGTTTCAGTCGGCTTTGCTTGCACACAGGAAGTTCGTAAGCGGTGACTTCAACACCGGCTTTATTGCTGAACACTACGCCCATGGCTTTAAAGCCGAAGACGTGCCGCACGACGACCCCAACTTTTTAGTGGCTGTGGCGGCCTTTGTGCGCCGCAAGTCGCGTGAGCGCACCTCGCACCTCACTGGCCAGCTGCCAGGCTACGGTGTTGACGTCGGCAGCGACTACGCAGCCATCGTTTTAGATAGCGCGGGCAAGCATCGCACAGTGCCTGTGCACGTAGATGAAGTAACGGGTGAGTTGGGTGTGGCCCAAGTCACGATTGACGGCAAAACCTATGCCATGAGCTCCGATTCGCGCATCAGCGATGGCCTTATTACTGGCTTTTGCAATGAGCTGGCGTTTACCGCTCAAGTGGACCGAGGCAGTAAGCGCAACCCGCTGGCGTTGGTGGTACAGCACAACGGCACCAAAATTGAAGTCATGGTGGTGTCGCCGCGTATGGCTGAGTTGCACGCCATGATGCCGTTCAAGGCGCCGCCAGACTTAAGCAAATACGTGTTGTCACCCATGCCCGGTTTGTTGATAGACGTGGCCGTTAAGGTGGGGCAAAAAGTACAAGCTGGTGAGCGCGTTGCCGTGATCGAGGCCATGAAGATGGAGAACGTCTTGTTTGCTGCTGCCGATGGCGTGGTGAGCAAGGTGGTGGCCGCTGTGGGCGAGTCGCTGGTTGTTGACCAATCCATTGTCGAGTTTGAATAA
- a CDS encoding acyl-CoA carboxylase subunit beta — protein MQTIVEQLERARESARQGGGEKRIAAQHGKGKLTARERLEVLLDAGTFEEWDMFVEHRCTDFGMQDNKIPGDGVVTGYGMINGRLVFVYSQDFTVFGGALSEAHAEKICKIMDQAMKVGAPVIGLNDSGGARIQEGVASLGGYAEVFQRNAMASGVVPQISMIMGPSAGGAVYSPAMTDFIFMVKDSSYMFVTGPEVVKTVTHETVTAEELGGALTHTTKSGVADMAFENDVEALLMLRRLYNYLPLSNREKAPVRPSGDPADRQIESLDTLVPDNPNKAYDMLELITKVVDDGDFFELQPDYAANIIIGFARMDGQTVGVVANQPLVLAGCLDIKSSIKAARFVRFCDAFNIPLLTFVDVPGFMPGTSQEFGGIIKHGAKLLYAYAEATVPKITVITRKAYGGAYDVMASKHLRGDVNFAWPNAEIAVMGAKGAVEIIFREDKGDPDKLAAKEAEYKARFANPFVAASRGYIDDVILPHNTRKRICRSLVMLKDKKVENPWRKHGNIPL, from the coding sequence ATGCAAACCATTGTTGAACAACTAGAACGCGCACGCGAATCTGCACGCCAAGGTGGCGGCGAAAAGCGCATTGCTGCGCAACACGGCAAAGGCAAACTCACCGCGCGTGAGCGCCTTGAGGTGTTGCTGGATGCGGGCACCTTTGAAGAATGGGACATGTTTGTAGAGCACCGCTGCACAGACTTTGGCATGCAGGACAACAAAATCCCAGGCGATGGCGTGGTCACTGGCTACGGCATGATCAACGGGCGCTTGGTGTTTGTGTACAGCCAGGACTTCACCGTGTTTGGTGGTGCCTTGTCTGAGGCGCATGCCGAGAAAATTTGCAAAATCATGGACCAGGCCATGAAGGTAGGCGCGCCCGTGATTGGCCTAAACGACTCGGGCGGCGCACGTATTCAAGAGGGTGTGGCCTCATTGGGTGGCTACGCCGAGGTGTTTCAGCGCAACGCCATGGCCAGCGGTGTGGTGCCGCAAATCTCCATGATCATGGGCCCATCAGCTGGTGGTGCGGTGTACAGCCCCGCCATGACCGACTTCATCTTTATGGTGAAAGACAGCTCATACATGTTTGTAACGGGCCCAGAGGTGGTTAAGACCGTCACCCACGAAACCGTAACGGCTGAAGAGCTGGGCGGTGCGCTGACGCACACCACCAAAAGCGGCGTGGCCGATATGGCCTTTGAGAACGACGTGGAAGCGTTGTTAATGCTGCGCCGCCTGTACAACTACCTGCCGTTGTCCAACCGCGAGAAAGCGCCAGTGCGCCCCAGCGGAGACCCCGCCGACCGCCAAATTGAAAGCCTGGACACCCTGGTGCCAGACAACCCCAACAAAGCCTACGACATGCTGGAGCTCATCACCAAGGTGGTGGACGATGGCGACTTCTTTGAATTGCAGCCAGACTACGCCGCCAACATCATCATTGGTTTTGCGCGCATGGACGGCCAAACCGTTGGCGTGGTGGCCAACCAACCGTTGGTGTTGGCGGGTTGCCTAGACATCAAGAGCTCTATCAAGGCGGCGCGTTTTGTGCGCTTCTGTGATGCATTTAATATCCCCTTGCTCACCTTTGTAGACGTGCCAGGCTTTATGCCAGGCACCAGCCAGGAGTTTGGCGGCATCATCAAGCACGGCGCCAAGTTGTTGTACGCCTATGCTGAAGCCACGGTGCCCAAAATCACCGTTATCACCCGCAAGGCCTACGGCGGCGCCTACGACGTGATGGCATCCAAGCATTTGCGTGGTGATGTGAACTTTGCCTGGCCCAACGCTGAGATTGCTGTGATGGGGGCCAAGGGCGCCGTTGAAATTATCTTCCGCGAAGACAAAGGCGATCCAGACAAGCTCGCGGCCAAAGAGGCCGAGTACAAAGCCCGCTTTGCCAACCCGTTTGTAGCCGCAAGCCGTGGCTACATAGACGACGTGATACTGCCGCACAACACGCGCAAGCGCATTTGCCGCAGCCTGGTCATGCTCAAGGACAAGAAGGTTGAAAACCCTTGGCGCAAGCACGGCAACATTCCGCTGTAA
- the meaB gene encoding methylmalonyl Co-A mutase-associated GTPase MeaB, whose translation MTALLSTIVSGEPMAQRRAMAKAITLLESTRADHRLVADDLLTSLLPHTGKAMRIGLSGVPGVGKSTFIEALGLHLIAQGHRVAVLAIDPSSTVSGGSILGDKTRMEHLSVHGQAFIRPSPSSGTLGGVTEKTREAMLVCEAAGYDVVIVETVGVGQSETAVASMTDMFVLLQLPNAGDDLQAIKKGVMELADLVVINKADIDANAATRAEAQISSALRLFGLHGNPDNVHHNEQQWHATVMQLSALLGTGIADFWAHVQDFKNKQTLGGRFARRRATQAKAWMWERIQSGLVQAFKTHPNVGAQLDGLTAAVLQGTVPASVAARQLLAAASSAHAATNSNEL comes from the coding sequence ATGACTGCGTTGTTAAGCACCATTGTGAGCGGCGAGCCTATGGCGCAGCGCCGCGCCATGGCCAAGGCTATTACGCTGCTGGAGTCCACACGCGCCGACCACAGGTTGGTGGCTGACGACTTGCTCACCAGCTTGTTGCCGCATACAGGCAAGGCCATGCGCATTGGCTTGAGTGGTGTGCCGGGTGTTGGTAAAAGTACATTCATTGAAGCGCTTGGCCTGCACCTTATTGCGCAAGGTCACCGCGTGGCAGTGCTGGCCATTGACCCCTCGTCTACCGTGTCTGGTGGCAGCATCCTGGGGGACAAAACCCGTATGGAGCACTTGTCTGTGCATGGGCAGGCTTTCATCAGGCCCAGTCCGTCCAGTGGCACGCTAGGCGGTGTAACCGAAAAAACCCGCGAAGCCATGTTGGTGTGTGAGGCCGCAGGCTACGACGTGGTGATTGTCGAAACAGTGGGCGTTGGCCAAAGTGAGACGGCTGTGGCCAGCATGACCGATATGTTTGTGCTGTTGCAGCTGCCCAATGCGGGTGATGATTTGCAAGCCATTAAAAAAGGCGTGATGGAGTTGGCCGACTTGGTGGTCATCAACAAGGCCGACATTGATGCCAATGCAGCCACGCGCGCTGAGGCACAAATCAGCAGCGCCTTGCGTTTGTTTGGCCTGCACGGCAACCCTGACAATGTGCACCACAATGAGCAACAGTGGCACGCCACAGTGATGCAACTAAGTGCACTATTGGGCACAGGCATAGCAGACTTTTGGGCGCATGTGCAGGACTTTAAAAACAAGCAAACGCTTGGCGGGCGCTTTGCAAGACGCCGCGCGACCCAGGCCAAGGCGTGGATGTGGGAGCGCATACAAAGTGGCTTGGTGCAGGCTTTTAAAACCCATCCCAATGTGGGCGCACAACTTGACGGCTTAACGGCCGCCGTATTGCAAGGCACAGTGCCTGCGTCGGTGGCAGCCAGACAATTATTGGCAGCCGCGTCCAGCGCACACGCAGCCACAAACAGCAACGAACTTTGA
- the scpA gene encoding methylmalonyl-CoA mutase: MTKSTAPMPEFKAVSIDDWKAAAAKSLKGKPLHSLNWTTPEGIEVKPLYTAADVQNLAYADTLPGFAPFVRGPQATMYAVRPWTIRQYAGFSTAAESNAFYKKALAAGGQGVSVAFDLATHRGYDSDHPRVTGDVGKAGVAIDSVEDMKVLFDGIDLGQVSVSMTMNGAVLPVLAGYVVAAEEQGVSQDQLSGTIQNDILKEFMVRNTYIYPPKPSMRIIGDIIAHTATHMPRFNSISISGYHMQEAGANQALEMAFTLADGAEYVKTAVAKGLNVDDFAPRLSFFWAVGMNFYLEIAKMRAARLLWCRIMQGFGATNPKSLMLRTHSQTSGWSLTEQDPYNNVVRTTVEAMAAVFGGTQSLHTNSFDEAIALPTEFSSRIARNTQLIIQEETHITNVVDPWAGSYMMESLTQEMADKAWAIIEEVNAMGGMTQAVDSGWAKLKIEASAAEKQARIDSGKDVIVGVNKYKLAKEDAVDTLDIDNVKVRDQQIAQLKVIRAKRDSAAVANALKALTQAADTGEGNLLALAIDAMRLRATVGEVSDALEEVYGRHRADTQKVTGVYAAAYDSAEGWDALKAEINQFGIDHGRRPRVMIAKLGQDGHDRGAKVVATAFADLGFDVDMGPLFQTPEECARQAIENDVHALGVSTLAAGHKTLVPAIIEELKRQGADDIIVFVGGVIPRKDYDMLYEAGVKGIYGPGTPIPASAKDVLENIKRAVA, from the coding sequence ATGACCAAGTCCACCGCCCCTATGCCTGAATTTAAAGCCGTCTCTATTGACGACTGGAAAGCCGCTGCAGCCAAGTCATTAAAGGGCAAGCCGTTGCACAGTTTGAACTGGACAACGCCAGAGGGTATTGAGGTCAAGCCTTTGTACACCGCAGCTGACGTGCAGAACTTGGCCTATGCCGATACATTGCCTGGCTTTGCCCCGTTTGTGCGTGGCCCTCAGGCCACCATGTACGCCGTACGTCCGTGGACCATCCGTCAATACGCAGGTTTTTCTACGGCTGCAGAGTCCAACGCTTTTTACAAGAAAGCCCTGGCTGCGGGCGGTCAAGGTGTGAGCGTGGCCTTTGACTTGGCTACGCACCGTGGCTACGACAGCGACCACCCACGCGTCACTGGCGATGTGGGCAAAGCCGGCGTAGCCATAGACAGCGTCGAAGACATGAAAGTGTTGTTTGACGGCATAGACCTAGGCCAAGTCAGCGTGTCCATGACCATGAACGGCGCGGTGTTGCCGGTGTTGGCCGGCTACGTGGTGGCGGCTGAAGAGCAGGGCGTGTCGCAAGACCAGCTGTCTGGCACCATACAAAATGACATTCTCAAAGAATTCATGGTGCGCAACACCTATATTTACCCGCCCAAGCCCAGTATGCGCATCATTGGCGACATCATTGCGCACACGGCAACGCATATGCCGCGTTTTAACTCCATCTCTATTTCTGGCTACCACATGCAAGAGGCCGGCGCCAACCAAGCGCTGGAAATGGCGTTTACCCTGGCAGACGGCGCGGAGTACGTGAAGACGGCGGTGGCCAAGGGCTTGAACGTAGACGACTTTGCGCCGCGTCTGAGCTTCTTCTGGGCGGTGGGTATGAACTTCTACCTGGAGATTGCCAAGATGCGCGCGGCGCGCTTGTTGTGGTGCCGCATCATGCAAGGCTTTGGTGCCACCAACCCCAAAAGCCTCATGTTGCGCACACATAGCCAGACATCTGGCTGGTCACTCACTGAACAAGACCCCTACAACAACGTGGTGCGTACCACGGTTGAGGCCATGGCCGCAGTGTTTGGGGGCACGCAAAGCTTGCACACCAACAGTTTTGACGAGGCCATTGCACTGCCTACAGAGTTTAGTTCGCGCATCGCACGCAACACGCAGCTCATCATTCAAGAAGAGACGCACATCACCAACGTGGTTGACCCGTGGGCAGGCTCTTACATGATGGAGTCGCTCACGCAAGAAATGGCTGACAAGGCTTGGGCCATTATTGAAGAAGTCAACGCCATGGGCGGTATGACGCAAGCCGTGGACAGCGGCTGGGCCAAGCTCAAAATTGAGGCCAGTGCGGCTGAGAAGCAAGCGCGCATTGACTCTGGCAAAGACGTTATTGTGGGCGTGAACAAATACAAGCTGGCCAAGGAAGATGCAGTCGATACGCTAGACATTGACAACGTGAAAGTGCGCGACCAACAAATTGCGCAACTCAAGGTCATCAGGGCCAAGCGCGACAGCGCTGCCGTTGCCAACGCCTTAAAAGCACTCACCCAGGCGGCAGACACTGGTGAGGGCAACTTGTTGGCTTTGGCCATTGATGCCATGCGCTTGCGCGCCACCGTGGGCGAGGTGAGCGATGCGTTAGAGGAAGTTTATGGCCGCCACCGTGCGGATACGCAAAAGGTGACGGGTGTGTACGCTGCTGCTTACGATTCAGCCGAGGGCTGGGATGCGCTGAAAGCCGAGATCAACCAATTCGGCATAGACCATGGCCGTCGCCCCCGCGTGATGATCGCCAAGCTGGGCCAAGACGGCCATGACCGTGGCGCCAAAGTGGTGGCCACAGCCTTTGCTGACCTGGGTTTTGACGTGGACATGGGTCCACTGTTTCAAACCCCCGAAGAATGTGCGCGTCAAGCCATCGAAAACGACGTGCACGCATTGGGTGTGTCCACGCTGGCAGCGGGCCACAAGACACTGGTGCCCGCCATTATTGAAGAGCTCAAGCGCCAGGGCGCTGATGACATCATTGTGTTTGTGGGCGGCGTGATACCGCGCAAAGACTACGACATGCTGTACGAGGCCGGCGTTAAAGGTATTTATGGCCCGGGCACGCCTATACCGGCCAGCGCCAAAGACGTGCTTGAGAACATCAAACGCGCTGTGGCCTAA
- a CDS encoding GntR family transcriptional regulator produces the protein MSALALKQRALYLDVAELLRQRIYNRELEPGAWIDELRIAEELGISRTPLREALKVLASEGIVTMKVRRGAYVTEVSVQDLRQVYELLALLESDAASVVANTADATAKAELTALHAQLGKATKDTRRFFEINEQFHMRILELADNRWRIQVVNDLRKVMKVNRHTSLFKAGRVQASLQEHQAVLKAICAGDVDGAAAAMRTHFNNGLAAAQ, from the coding sequence ATGTCCGCACTTGCCCTCAAACAACGCGCCCTCTACCTAGACGTAGCGGAGTTGCTGCGTCAGCGCATTTACAACCGCGAACTGGAGCCAGGCGCCTGGATAGACGAACTGCGTATTGCTGAAGAGCTGGGTATTAGCCGAACGCCGCTGCGCGAGGCGCTCAAAGTGTTGGCCAGTGAGGGCATAGTCACCATGAAGGTGCGCCGCGGCGCTTACGTCACAGAGGTGTCTGTGCAGGACTTGCGTCAAGTCTACGAACTGCTGGCCTTGCTAGAAAGCGACGCAGCAAGTGTGGTGGCCAACACGGCTGATGCTACAGCCAAGGCTGAACTCACGGCCTTGCACGCCCAGTTGGGCAAAGCCACAAAGGACACTAGACGGTTTTTTGAAATCAACGAGCAATTTCACATGCGCATATTGGAGCTGGCCGACAACCGCTGGCGCATACAGGTGGTGAACGACTTGCGCAAAGTCATGAAGGTCAACCGGCACACCTCGCTGTTCAAAGCGGGCCGGGTACAAGCGTCGCTGCAAGAGCACCAGGCTGTATTAAAAGCAATTTGCGCTGGCGACGTTGACGGCGCAGCCGCTGCCATGCGCACGCACTTCAACAACGGCTTGGCAGCAGCGCAATAA
- a CDS encoding sulfurtransferase, with amino-acid sequence MKNILNIASYKFVDIVDREDLRDTLTARAQKAQLRGTILLSPEGINMFLAGEPDLLRGFLEQLKADDRFADLYWKESWSERQPFRRFLVKLKNEIIRMNHPAIQPAAGRAPGVEPADLKRWLDQGHDDNGRPVVMLDTRNAFEVDYGTFAGAIDWRITKFTEFPAAVEQHRAELHDKTVVSFCTGGIRCEKGAILMREMGLDNVLQLEGGILQYFEDVGGAHYTGDCFVFDGREALSPDLQPKSAYDSARVYEDPDWDAKKARWEAANKNKAAA; translated from the coding sequence GTGAAAAACATACTCAATATCGCCAGTTACAAGTTCGTGGACATTGTGGACCGTGAAGACTTGCGCGACACGCTCACGGCGCGTGCCCAGAAGGCCCAGTTGCGCGGCACCATTTTGCTGTCGCCAGAGGGCATCAATATGTTTTTGGCGGGTGAGCCCGATCTGTTGCGCGGTTTTCTTGAGCAGCTCAAGGCAGATGACCGATTTGCAGATCTGTACTGGAAAGAAAGCTGGAGTGAACGGCAGCCGTTTAGGCGTTTTTTGGTGAAGCTGAAAAACGAGATCATCCGCATGAACCACCCGGCCATTCAGCCAGCAGCCGGGCGTGCGCCTGGTGTTGAGCCCGCAGATCTCAAGCGGTGGTTAGACCAGGGCCATGATGACAATGGTAGGCCAGTGGTGATGCTGGATACGCGCAACGCCTTTGAGGTCGATTACGGCACCTTTGCCGGCGCTATTGATTGGCGTATCACCAAATTCACTGAGTTCCCAGCTGCGGTTGAGCAGCACCGCGCTGAGCTGCACGATAAAACCGTTGTGAGCTTTTGTACTGGAGGTATTCGTTGCGAAAAGGGCGCCATTCTCATGCGCGAGATGGGGCTGGACAACGTGCTGCAGCTGGAGGGCGGCATTCTTCAATACTTTGAAGATGTTGGCGGTGCGCATTACACCGGTGACTGTTTTGTGTTTGATGGGCGAGAAGCTTTGTCGCCAGATTTGCAGCCCAAGTCGGCCTATGACAGCGCCCGCGTATACGAAGACCCTGATTGGGACGCAAAGAAGGCACGTTGGGAAGCCGCGAATAAGAACAAGGCGGCTGCCTAA